Below is a window of Tolypothrix bouteillei VB521301 DNA.
ACTGGTATTAGTAAAGAACATGAAGCAGTCAGAAATGCAGCAGGAATGTTTGATATTTCCCATATGGGTAAATTTATCCTGCAAGGTAAAAACCTCATTACGCAACTCCAGCATTTAGTTCCTTCAGACTTAAGCCGTTTGCAACCCGGTCAAGCACAATATACTGTTTTGTTAAACCCTCAAGGCGGTATAATCGACGACATTATCGTTTACTATCAAGGAGAAGATCCAACTGGCGGGCAACGAGGAGTTATCATTGTCAACGCTGCCACTACCAGCAAAGATAAAACATGGCTCCTACAACACCTAAATTCAGATGAGCTTGTTTTCCAAGACATTTCCACCGAAAAAGTCTTAATTGCCTTACAAGGACCGCAAGCTGTAAATTTGCTGCAATCATTTGTTGACAAAGATATTACCCAGGTTAAGGCATTTGGACACTTAGAGGCAACAGTTTTCGGTAAGACCGCATTCCTTGCCCGTACTGGTTATACGGGGGAAGATGGATTTGAAGTCATGATAGATCCAGAGGCTGGAGTAGAATTGTGGCGCAGCCTGTTGAATGCTGGTGTTATTCCGTGCGGATTGGGTGCGAGAGACACCCTTCGCCTTGAAGCTGCGATGGCACTTTACGGACAAGATATTGATGACACCACCACCCCTTTAGAAGCTGGTTTGGGGTGGCTGGTACATCTTGATAAAAAGGAAGACTTTATTGGGCGGTCAGTTTTAGAACAGCAAAAAGCTAGCGGAGTGCAACGCCGATTAGTTGGTTTGCGAATGCAAGGACGCAACATAGCCCGTCACGGATATCAAGTACTTTCTCAAGGGGCAGTTGTTGGCGAAGTCACAAGTGGTACACTATCACCTACGCTTGGCTATCCTATTGCTCTTGCCTATGTTCCCACCGAACTCGCAGCTGTCGGTCAGCAACTAGAAGTAGAAATTCGGGGTAAAGCTTACCCTGGAGTAGTTGTTAAGAAACCTTTTTACCGTTCAAAAAATCGCTAATTGCTAATTGCTAATTGCTAATTGTGTCTTTACCATTAGCTATTAGCCATTAGCCATTAGTTATTAGCTGTGAGCTATTAGCCATTATCTGTGTTAATTTTTTGATGTGGATGAGGAAGTGATATGTCTTTGGAATATCCTGACAATTTAAGATACCTAGATACCCATGAATACGTGCGTCTCGATGGAGACATTGCCACCATTGGTATTAGTGCCTTTGCTGTGGAGCAATTAGGCGACGTTGTGTTTCTGGAACTTCCAGAAATTGGTGATGTTGTGACCAAAGGAGAAAGCTTTGGCTCAATCGAGTCAGTGAAAGCTGTTGAATCCCTGAATTCACCAGTGACTGGCACAGTGGTGGAACGCAATGACGCTTTAATAGAATCTCCCGAACAAGTAGCAGATGACCCTTATGGAGACGGTTGGTTGTTAAAAGTCCGTGCTGACGATCCTGAAGATATTGAGGATGCATTGACTGCAGAGGAGTATAGCGCCCAAGTGGAAGGGTAGATAAGGAAGAGGGGTAGACAAGGGAGACAAAGGAGACAAGGGAGAGGGGGTAGACAAGGAAGAGAGAAAATTCCTCCTTGTCTACCATGTCCCCCGTGTCCCCCATGTCCTCCGTGTCCCCCTCCAATCCCCTAGCCAAAAAAATTTCGTTACAATTAGATAAACTAATCACACATACCTGACGTGTCAAATATACTTGTTGCAAAATATTAAGTATCGCGTCTAGAGAGAAATTTGTGATAAACTCCGAGTCTCGTGTTGAGTTAACTCTTCAACAACCGTTGGAGAACAAAAGTGAGAGATTGAGCTTTCAAGCAAGGCACATTGGACCGTCATCCAATGATATTCAGCAAATGCTTAAAGTTTTGGGTTATAGCAGCCTTGATGAGCTAATTGATAAAACCGTTCCACAAGGAATCCGTTTATCTCGTCCGTTAAAGTTGCCAGACGTAAAAACTGAGTACGCAGCCCTTGATACGTTAAAAGAAATAGCTTCAAAAAATCAAGTTTTCCGTTCGTTCATTGGTACGGGATACTATGACTGTATTACACCTCCGGTCATTCAGCGAAATATCCTAGAAAATCCTGGCTGGTATACTGCCTATACTCCCTATCAACCGGAAATCGCTCAAGGACGGCTAGAAGCACTGCTGAATTTCCAAACAATGATTATTGATTTAACAGGTTTGGAAATTGCCAATGCTTCGTTACTGGATGAAGCCACAGCCGCAGCAGAAGCTATGAGTATGAGCTATGGTGTTTGCAAAAGTAAAGCAAACAGTTATTTTGTTTCTCAGGACTGCCATCCCCAAACTATAGATGTGTTGCAAACACGGGCAAATCCTTTGGGAATCAAGATTATTGTGGGAGACCATCAATCCTTTGATTTTTCAGAACCTATTTTTGGAGCAATCCTTCAATACCCTGCAACTGATGGTACTATCTATGATTACCGCGCTTTTGTAGAAAAAGCCCATGCTGAGGGAGCATTGGTGACGGTAGCTGCAGATCCCTTGAGTTTGACTTTACTGACACCCCCAGGTGAATTTGGTGCTGATATTGCTATAGGTAGCACCCAGCGCTTCGGTATTCCTCTGGGCTATGGCGGACCTCATGCTGCATACTTTGCTACTAAAGAAGAGTTCAAGCGGCAAGTACCGGGAAGAATTGTTGGTGTATCAAAAGATGTTCGGGGTAAACCCGCATTGCGTCTTGCTTTACAAACTAGAGAACAGCATATCCGTCGTGAAAAAGCTACCAGCAATATCTGTACGGCACAAGTTTTGCTTGCGGTGATGGCAGGTATGTATGCCGTGTATCACGGTGCAAGTGGGTTAAGAAAAATTGCTGAAAACGTTCACCAAATGACTGTAATGCTGGCGGAAGGTTTGAAGCAGTTGGGTTACAGCATTTCAAACGAGTCTTTCTTTGATACTCTGCATATCAATTTAGGAGAACGCAGTTTAGAGGATATTAAAGCCGCTTGTGAAGCACAACGTATTAACATACGTATTTTTAATGCCAATAGCGTTGGTATATCTTTAGACGAAACTACCACAGAAAAAGATTTAATTGACCTTTGGAAAATATTTTCAGGTAAGAATGTCCTACCTTTCACACCTGAAGAATTCGCTTCTCCCCATCTTCCCCTCTCCCCATCCCCCTCTCCCTTTCTTCCCCTCTCCCGCACCACTAGCTACCTGACTCATCCCATCTTTAACAGCTATCACTCAGAAACTGAGTTGCTGCGCTATCTACACAGGCTGGAAACTAAAGACTTGTCACTAACAACGTCGATGATTCCTTTGGGTTCATGTACGATGAAGCTCAATGCAACATCTGAGATGATGCCTGTCTCATGGGCTGAGTTTAATAAGATACACCCTTTTGCGCCTCCGTCTCAAACCCGAGGTTATCAAATCCTGTTTCAGCAGCTTGAGGAATGGTTGGCTGAAATTACTGGTTTTGCGGGAATTTCTTTGCAACCAAATGCTGGTTCTCAAGGTGAGTATGCGGGATTGTTAGTGATTCGTCGCTATCATGAAAGCCGTGGGGAAGGGCATCGGAATGTTTGTTTAATTCCCCAATCTGCACACGGTACCAATCCCGCAAGTGCGGTCATGTGCGGGATGAAAGTGATTGCTGTTGCTTGTGACTCTGAGGGGAATGTCGATCTAGATGATTTGAAAGCCAAAGCAGAAAAGCACAGCAAGGAACTTTCTGCTTTGATGGTGACATATCCTTCAACCCATGGCGTATTTGAGGAACAAATCCAAGAAATTTGTGCCGTGATTCACGCTAATGGCGGACAAGTCTACATGGATGGAGCAAATATGAATGCCCAGGTAGGGCTTTGCCGTCCTGGAGATATCGGCGCGGATGTTTGTCACCTTAACCTGCATAAAACTTTCTGTATTCCTCACGGTGGTGGCGGTCCCGGTATGGGACCTATTGGTGTTGCTTCTCATTTAGTGCCTTTTCTTCCCGGACATATCGTGTTAAGCACTGGAGATGTGGGGATTGGGAATCAGGAGGAAATTCCCCAATCTTTCACGAGTGCTGTTTCTGCTGCACCTTGGGGTAGTGCTAGCATCCTGGTTATTTCTTGGATGTACATTGCTATGATGGGTACGGCAGGTTTGACCGCAGCAACAAAGGTGGCGATTCTTAATGCTAACTATATTGCTCGTCGCCTGGAAGCTTACTATCCTGTTCTTTATAAAGGGAAGAACAATCTAGTTGCTCATGAGTGCATTTTGGATTTGCGATCGCTGAAAAAATCGGCTTCCATAGAAATTGATGATATTGCCAAGCGTCTGATGGACTATGGGTTTCACGCACCTACTGTTTCGTGGCCTGTAGCGGGTACAATCATGGTAGAACCAACAGAAAGTGAATCTAAAGAAGAGTTAGATCGTTTCTGTGACGCGCTGATTGCCATTCGTCAAGAAATTGCTGAAATTGAATCTGGCAAGATGGATATTCAAGATAATGTCTTGAAAAATGCACCTCATACGGCAGAGAGTCTTATTGCTGGAGAATGGCACCATCCTTATTCGCGAGAACAAGCTGCATACCCCGCACCTTGGACTCGGGAACACAAATTCTGGCCGAGTGTCAGTCGCATTGACGCTGCTTTTGGCGATCGGAATTTTGTTTGTTCTTGTCTGCCAATGGATGCTTATTAGAGTTAGCGATCTTTTTACATACGGAGAAGCATTATATGCCTTTGTTTTAAATGCGAGTGAGTTCGACAGACCTCACTCTCCGTCCCTCTTCTTCCAGGGAAGCAATGTTCGGAGAGCACTTTTAAAACCCCTCCCCTCATAGGATACAGCTGGTCGGTGGGGGTGCCCTCATTTAACACGCTCTCATTTTTCTTTCCCAGGCTCAGCCTGGGATTGAGATCTGCAAGGCTTTAGCTCGCGTAACGGATCGTACAGGAGGCGGTTCTTCTACTTAAAAGCAACTTGCCAAAACGCGATGCTTCCAATAAGTTAGGTTCGCAATTTATAGATAGAGAAGACGCGGATTTAGTATGACTGCTGAGTTATACGCTAGCTACTACTTTGTCTTGAATCTTGAGACTTTTATCAACTGGTACAGCAGGCTTTTTCTGAACTTGTATTAATAAATCTTGAAAGCTAATTTCTGATTCTTGTAAATTTCCTGAGACAGAATCAAAACCAGAGCATAAAAAACTGTGTTCTTGTACTACCCAAAAAGGAATTTTGAAATCTTTGACAACATCTCTCTCTTGTTTTAAATCGTAGTAAGCAGAAATACCAGTAAAACCACTAGAAATAAATAAGCCGTAACGATAATTGGATTTAAATCTAAATACAGATAGTCGAATATCAACTGGTAGAATAATTCCGCGATCGCTAGTTATACTTGTAGTCTCTATAATACTGTGAAACTGACTTTTGTTGTAAAGTTCATCTAAAGTTACAGGCAACTCCAATTTTCCATAAAATTGATTGCCTAAAATGGCAAGTCCAGAACCTGTTAATTGACCTGAAAACTTTATTGTAACAGCTTTCAAGGAAGATGTTTGCTGTATTCCCGTATCTAATGCTCCCTGAAAACTGGTTATTAACGAGCTAAGTTTTTTCACCAATTTCATCATTGTCCTCCTGAATAAATTTAAGATTTTTCAATAGCAAATAGAGACTTGTAACCAAGAACTATTAAGTAGGCAATACCCAATCCATAAATTTTTGGTTAGCATTTCCCACCCCACAGTATTTAAAATTTTTTAGAAATCATTAAGAATTCATACATATTAAATTTAACAGCTAAAGATTGTGTCTTCTGTTTGATATATACTGACGTAAGTTTGTCATATATTTTGTAAAAGTCTGATAAAGTATCAGTAGTAAAGTTAAAAGCCTATATCAAGTTATATTAAAAAATTTAAACAAGAAATTATGTAAATACACGGAGAGTGTTAGTCGTATTTTGGCTTTAGCTACGAAGAGGAAAAATCAATGTCTACTTACGAAAAGATCTACGCGATTGTACGTCAGATTCCGAGAGGTCGGGTAGCTACTTACGGTCAGGTGGCAGACTTAGCTCATCTATATGGTAAAGCCCGTTTGGTTGGATATGCTCTTTACCGAGTTAATACCAACTTATCGAATGTGCCCTGGCATCGTGTGGTGAATGCCAAAGGTGAAATATCTCATTCCCCTTTACGAAATGGAACTGATTACACGCAGCAATGGCTGCTAGAAGAAGAAGGAATCAAATTTACTCCTGATGGAAAAATTAATCTCCGAGAGTACCTTTGGAAAAGTCGTCAAATTTAATACATTTGAAGCGGTACAATTTATTTAAGAATTCAGTTTTAAGTAGTCATGCAAAATTAATTACACATTTTTAAAACCTAGAATGTCCGTTAGATAAGTATTTCAGGCGATGGGGAGTATGAAATTAATTTTGCTCAGGTACTTATAACCCATTGGCAGAGGTCAGACGGAACCGAAAGTATTACTTATTACCTTTAATACTTATTCCTCCCTTCTGCCCTCTGCCCCCTGCCTTTCCCAGATAAAAAGGGGCAATTGCCTTAGTTCTATAGTTTCTAAAACCAAAAGCAATTGCCCTACTGTATAAGGTGTATGAGAAAGTCAGAATGCACCCATAACTGAGTTTTGAAAGACTATCCCTTAATCATTTCGCGTACTTTTTTCTGAAGCGCTGGGTCTTGTCTGACGACTGCTTCAATTTGATTAAAGCGTTCTGGCTGTAGCCCTTCAGTCTGCAATACCTGTTTCATTTTAGTCTCAGCTTGTTGTTGAATCTGCCTCAAATTTGTGAATGCTTTCTCAAACTGCTGCTTTTCTTGAGAACTAACTGCTGGTGTTGGTGGGGTAGAAGGCGTTTTCTGTGATTTATAAATGGCAAAAAATCGTTCTTGACTTAAACCAGACTTAGTAATGACTTGAGACATTTCCTGATTTGCATTTTGCTCAATGCCTATCAACTGTTTTATTGTACGTGCAAATTTTTGAAGTTCTTCTGAGCTAACCTGGGTGTTGGTTGGAGTAGTGGTGGTTGCTGGAGGCTGAGTTTGAGGCGTTGGCGATGAGGATGGGGATACTGGTTTTTGTTGTGCTTGAACCGACAGGTTGCCGACAAGCAAGAATAGAAAAATACAGCTTCCTGTCAGAAGTTGCTTGAACACGTTGAGTTCCTCCTTAGAGATTACCTACCCCACATTAGAGAAGGTATTGGACTTCTTGGACTAGCTCGTTAAGTTCCATCGATGTAGCAGGCATATTCTAAGGTACACTTAAAAAGCAACACAGCTATTGACTGTTGTTGCTAGCGCACGACTCCAGATACACCATATCGTGGTACGGCTTCATACATATTAACGAAATAGAGTTAATATTGACTGTGCAAAGTGGCACTTCACACATTGACTGTACTCGTAACAATCGCCCAAAAGCCTTTAATCGTCTTTTCAACTTGTAAAGCGACTGCTACAGGCACTTGGGGTTGTTGTTATCGGGGCTAGCATCGGGAAAGAATGTCCGGATAGCACCATTTTTGGTCACAAACACGGTCGTAAATGTTTTGCCATCGTCTGTAACACTTAATTGGCACGCTTTATTTGTTGAAGAGGTATTGGGATTTTTCTTGTAAGCTAAAGAAGCGATCGATAGAATTTCTTCAGCATTGAGAGTGTAACCGTATCCTTTTACAGGAGAGCGAGCAGTTTTATCACCTACTTTTATAATGACACCCATAGTATAAACGGCATTGGGAAGCACCTCTTCTCTAGAGGTATTATTAGCTAAGCGTCCTGCCAAACCTTTTTGCTGAAGCTCTAAATAACGACCAACAAAGTGCAATCCACCAATTGATTTTCCCCAAGTCGGTTCGCCGCAAAAGATGTGGTCAAAAGCCTTTGCTTTAAACCAGACATCGGTTAGATCGTTGAGAAAATCTGCGTTTGAAGTGCGACCTGAAACAAGAGACCCGCCTACAAATTTCTTAATATTGGCTAAAACAGCAGAATTTTTCTTCATCATAGCTTGAAAGCGAGAGGGATCGACGACTGTACCGGGTGCTCCACACGTATTATTAACTGCTTTGTCAAAACTATTTAAAGTTGGAGGTGGTGGAGTCACATCGGCTGGGCTTCCTACTGCTAATCCAGAGACGGGGTTGTTAATGTTGTCAAAGAATGGCAAAGAATCAGAAGGGACAGCAGTCAAAAGAGGATGAGAATGACTAATTACAGTATTGTTTGAACTCAAAATACCTCTACCAAGCTTTACCTCAGCAGGTACGTAACTTCCTTGTTCTCCAGACTCAAATTCTTCTAAAATTGTAGCGCTACTGGCTTTAAACACAAACAAGGACAGCAGTAATATTGCTCCCCCCATAACCTTTAAAGGTGGAACGAGTTGCGACATAATAAATATAGTTTAATTTGTGAATGAATTATTATTTAGCATAGGATTTAATGGTTTATGTTTGAGGTTTACTTTCTTTTACTTAATCTTCATCTTGCACCCACAGCATACCAATGCGATCGCCACTTACAATAATCACTCCTGTATCAAAGGTTGATTCTGTGATTGAGTCCCATTCACTCATGCCTGAAAAATTGTTCACAAATGATGCATTTGTAAAATATTTGCAATCTCCTGTAAACAGAGTTAATACTTTAGCAGAAATTTGCTGAGCTTCTCGAGCAGACATTAGCTCTACAGAATAAGCTAAATCTTTCGTCATTATAAAACTTATAATTTGTTCAGCTTCTTCTTGACTAATTTCTTTCCAACGCTCTCCTAGATTGTGATATCCTTGTTGATTTACAAATGCATCAATGAGTTCTAGAACCTCACGAGATGTTTCAAGGGAGCGAGAAGTTGCAGAGCGTTCGTTCGAGTTATTGGATGTAATTTTTTTGATTTCAAATACAACTTCGCCTTGATTGCGTTTGGTTATCACTTCTGATTTCAGTTGGGCAATTTCCTGAGAGTTGTCAGTTTCTAAATTCATTTTTACAATGTTTATCTTGACTACTAAAAATGATAATAACAGTTACTAGTAACTTCCAATTTGAAAAAAACTTCAAAATTTCTGGGGGTACGGATACCCTTCCTGCTTAGTGGCTCAAACATACTAAAGGTAATACCAATTTGCAAAAAGAATGCAACAGTTGAACATTCGTCTCCCAGTCAGACCTAACACGGGACACCACCGCGCTGTAGTATGTCTGGGGAAAGCAGAGGTGAGACCAAGAACTTGAAGAGAATTAAGCCCGACCAAGGTAACTCACTCACTGGAGTATATCCATTGTGGGATAGCCCGTATGCGTACAGCATTTCCGTCCGAAGAGGGTTTCCTTCGTTGTAGCAAGTTGCACGATCGTATGCGTCACCAGGGGTGAGATATCAAGCACAAACATTTTTTGAATTGATGTTATTAAGTAAGGAGTAAAATAGATACCCGTATTGCAAAAGAGATAATAAATTTCTTAGCAATACCCTACTTAAATTAATGCAATGAGTATAACTTAAGAGCGAGTTGTGCTTTCTCAAGACCTAAGGAATTGTAACTTATAGCACCTTATTCTCTTTCTTAAGAAAAGTAGGTATTGTTTCTGATGAAAGATGAATAAAAGTATCTTCTAAAGTTAAATAGAAAGTGTTCGGTGCAGAACAAAAAGGAAGTAAAACGATGAATCTAATTGCTTGGATTGTTTTAGGTCTTCTTGCAGGTGCCATTGCAAAAGCTATTTATCCCGGTTATCAAAGCGGTGGGATTTTAGGTACTTTGCTTTTAGGCATCGTTGGTGCTTTAATTGGTGGAACATTAGTTAATTTACTGCAAACAGGAACTTTCACTCTGACTTCTGCAACATTAAGTATTCCTGGTTTGTTCGTTGCTGTTTTGGGTGCGATTATTGCAATTTTCTTGTACTACCGATTTTCTCACAGAGCACTTTAGAAATTTACAAGTAGAGTGGGCAATGCCCATCAAAAGATTAATATATAGGGCAAGACCCACTTTACACAGCCAGATCTTTACTTAACTCTTCTTCCAACTGTTCCAATAAAGTATTAACATCTTTACCGACTTGTTCGTAACAAATAGGTGGTGAGATGGCAGGTTGAAAATGAATCAACTTGATTTGCTCTTTGCCAATTCCTATCATCAGAACTTCGACTTCAGGATTGTAATGCTCTACAATTCCTATAACTTCCTGGAGCCTGTTTTCAACGCTACTATTTAGCTTGTCTACTGCTTCTTTAGGACAGTAAACAAAATGCGGTCTTGGTTGTAGATCTATACCTATAGTGCCTTGGTCGCTACCATTTTCTAACCACAAACCCCACGACAACGCCGCTAATTCTTGTTGGTGTACTTTTACAAAGCTATCCAACTGACGCCGCCACTTGTTATCTGTTGATTCGGATTGGTGATTACCAAAGAACATAATGAATTTGGAATTTTGGGTAAGAAGAATCTCGCACAAAGAGGCACTTGGTTCAAAGTATCAGGGCTTACGCAACCTCAACGGGATTTGGAATTTCACGCGTTGCAAATACTCCAAATCCTTCCTTGAAAAGGGAGCTATGCGTAAGTCCTCACTATATTAGCGCTCTTTACACGATCCCTATTTTAGACCAGATTGTACGCGCCAAAGACTTGCGTAAACTCCATTTTGATTGAGGAGTTGTTCGTGAGTTCCAGATTCTACAAACTGTCCGTATTCCATGACATAAATGCAATCGGCGTTGCGTATGGTAGAAAGACGGTGTGCGATCGCAATAGTTGTTCGATTGACAGTGATGTGCTCTAAGGATCGTTGAATTGCGGCTTCGGTCTCATTATCGACGGCTGAGGTAGCCTCGTCTAAAATCAGGATGGGTGGATTTTTTAAGACAGCACGTGCGATCGCAATGCGCTGTCTTTGTCCCCCAGATAACTTTTGACCGCGTTCGCCGACAATTGTTTCATAACCTTGAGGTAACTGCATAATAAAATCATGGGCTTCAGCCACCTTAGCTGCGTTGATGATTTCATCATTATTTGCACTCAAGCGACCGTAAGATATATTTTCTGCAACTGTTCCATGGAATAAGAAGACATCTTGACTGACCAAACCAATGCAAAAGCGTAAATCCCGCAATTTTAAATCTTGGATATTGATGCCATCAAGAGTAATTTGTCCCGATTGAACTTCGTACAAGCGTAATAAAAGTTTAATTAGAGTACTTTTACCCGATCCAGTAGAACCAACAATAGCAATTGTTTTACCCGCCGGAATGTGCAAAGACAAATTTTTAACAACAGGTAACCTATCTTTATAACTAAACGTTACCTCTTTTAATGCCAACTCACCACGTACTCGATCTATAGGTAAGGCTATGTCTCCTGTAGGAATGGCGATAGGAGTATCCAACAAATCCATGACTCGATTGGTGGAAGCCATTGCGCGTTGGTACTGGTCAAAAGTTTCACCCAATCTTGTCAGAGGCCAAAGCAAGCGCTGGATTAAGAAAACGAGGACACTATAAGTACCAACAGACATTTTGCCATTGACAGCAGCAATACCACCAAACAACAGCAATGCCGTGAACCCACCTAGAATCAACATCCGAATCAATGGAATAAAAGCCGCAGATAACTTGATGGCTTTATTATTACTGCGGCGGTATGCTTCGCTTTCTTCTGCCAACCTTGCAATTTCGTAATCTTCGGAGGTAAAACTTTTAATAGTAGTGATGCCACCTAAATTATTTGCCAAACGAGCATTTAGCAGCCCTACCTTTTCCCGGACATCAGCGTAACGAGGAGCAAGCAAATCCTGATAAGCAAAAGAACCCCAGAGAATAAACGGTATTGGTAGCATTGACATCCAAGCAACACTAGGAGCCAAAATAAAGAAAGCACTACCAATAATCACAACGGTAGTAGCGACTTGGAGAATGTCATTTGCTCCCACATCCAAAAAACGTTCCAGTTGATTGATATCATCGCT
It encodes the following:
- a CDS encoding DUF4168 domain-containing protein, which codes for MFKQLLTGSCIFLFLLVGNLSVQAQQKPVSPSSSPTPQTQPPATTTTPTNTQVSSEELQKFARTIKQLIGIEQNANQEMSQVITKSGLSQERFFAIYKSQKTPSTPPTPAVSSQEKQQFEKAFTNLRQIQQQAETKMKQVLQTEGLQPERFNQIEAVVRQDPALQKKVREMIKG
- the gcvT gene encoding glycine cleavage system aminomethyltransferase GcvT, translating into MANQEEIALSLARTPLFIIAQELKARLTSFGGWEMPVQFTGISKEHEAVRNAAGMFDISHMGKFILQGKNLITQLQHLVPSDLSRLQPGQAQYTVLLNPQGGIIDDIIVYYQGEDPTGGQRGVIIVNAATTSKDKTWLLQHLNSDELVFQDISTEKVLIALQGPQAVNLLQSFVDKDITQVKAFGHLEATVFGKTAFLARTGYTGEDGFEVMIDPEAGVELWRSLLNAGVIPCGLGARDTLRLEAAMALYGQDIDDTTTPLEAGLGWLVHLDKKEDFIGRSVLEQQKASGVQRRLVGLRMQGRNIARHGYQVLSQGAVVGEVTSGTLSPTLGYPIALAYVPTELAAVGQQLEVEIRGKAYPGVVVKKPFYRSKNR
- a CDS encoding MGMT family protein, yielding MSTYEKIYAIVRQIPRGRVATYGQVADLAHLYGKARLVGYALYRVNTNLSNVPWHRVVNAKGEISHSPLRNGTDYTQQWLLEEEGIKFTPDGKINLREYLWKSRQI
- a CDS encoding EndoU domain-containing protein, coding for MSQLVPPLKVMGGAILLLSLFVFKASSATILEEFESGEQGSYVPAEVKLGRGILSSNNTVISHSHPLLTAVPSDSLPFFDNINNPVSGLAVGSPADVTPPPPTLNSFDKAVNNTCGAPGTVVDPSRFQAMMKKNSAVLANIKKFVGGSLVSGRTSNADFLNDLTDVWFKAKAFDHIFCGEPTWGKSIGGLHFVGRYLELQQKGLAGRLANNTSREEVLPNAVYTMGVIIKVGDKTARSPVKGYGYTLNAEEILSIASLAYKKNPNTSSTNKACQLSVTDDGKTFTTVFVTKNGAIRTFFPDASPDNNNPKCL
- a CDS encoding GlsB/YeaQ/YmgE family stress response membrane protein — encoded protein: MNLIAWIVLGLLAGAIAKAIYPGYQSGGILGTLLLGIVGALIGGTLVNLLQTGTFTLTSATLSIPGLFVAVLGAIIAIFLYYRFSHRAL
- a CDS encoding ABC transporter ATP-binding protein, translating into MAKILRSYQKSRRRASSTHPLKRLLNYGRRYRKQIWLATACSILNKLFDLAPPGLIGVAVDVVVKQQDSIIAQLGVKDIFWQFLILSFLTVIVWILESVFEYAYARLWRNLAQDIQHDLRLDAYKHLQELELAYFEERSTGGLMSILSDDINQLERFLDVGANDILQVATTVVIIGSAFFILAPSVAWMSMLPIPFILWGSFAYQDLLAPRYADVREKVGLLNARLANNLGGITTIKSFTSEDYEIARLAEESEAYRRSNNKAIKLSAAFIPLIRMLILGGFTALLLFGGIAAVNGKMSVGTYSVLVFLIQRLLWPLTRLGETFDQYQRAMASTNRVMDLLDTPIAIPTGDIALPIDRVRGELALKEVTFSYKDRLPVVKNLSLHIPAGKTIAIVGSTGSGKSTLIKLLLRLYEVQSGQITLDGINIQDLKLRDLRFCIGLVSQDVFLFHGTVAENISYGRLSANNDEIINAAKVAEAHDFIMQLPQGYETIVGERGQKLSGGQRQRIAIARAVLKNPPILILDEATSAVDNETEAAIQRSLEHITVNRTTIAIAHRLSTIRNADCIYVMEYGQFVESGTHEQLLNQNGVYASLWRVQSGLK
- the gcvP gene encoding aminomethyl-transferring glycine dehydrogenase, yielding MENKSERLSFQARHIGPSSNDIQQMLKVLGYSSLDELIDKTVPQGIRLSRPLKLPDVKTEYAALDTLKEIASKNQVFRSFIGTGYYDCITPPVIQRNILENPGWYTAYTPYQPEIAQGRLEALLNFQTMIIDLTGLEIANASLLDEATAAAEAMSMSYGVCKSKANSYFVSQDCHPQTIDVLQTRANPLGIKIIVGDHQSFDFSEPIFGAILQYPATDGTIYDYRAFVEKAHAEGALVTVAADPLSLTLLTPPGEFGADIAIGSTQRFGIPLGYGGPHAAYFATKEEFKRQVPGRIVGVSKDVRGKPALRLALQTREQHIRREKATSNICTAQVLLAVMAGMYAVYHGASGLRKIAENVHQMTVMLAEGLKQLGYSISNESFFDTLHINLGERSLEDIKAACEAQRINIRIFNANSVGISLDETTTEKDLIDLWKIFSGKNVLPFTPEEFASPHLPLSPSPSPFLPLSRTTSYLTHPIFNSYHSETELLRYLHRLETKDLSLTTSMIPLGSCTMKLNATSEMMPVSWAEFNKIHPFAPPSQTRGYQILFQQLEEWLAEITGFAGISLQPNAGSQGEYAGLLVIRRYHESRGEGHRNVCLIPQSAHGTNPASAVMCGMKVIAVACDSEGNVDLDDLKAKAEKHSKELSALMVTYPSTHGVFEEQIQEICAVIHANGGQVYMDGANMNAQVGLCRPGDIGADVCHLNLHKTFCIPHGGGGPGMGPIGVASHLVPFLPGHIVLSTGDVGIGNQEEIPQSFTSAVSAAPWGSASILVISWMYIAMMGTAGLTAATKVAILNANYIARRLEAYYPVLYKGKNNLVAHECILDLRSLKKSASIEIDDIAKRLMDYGFHAPTVSWPVAGTIMVEPTESESKEELDRFCDALIAIRQEIAEIESGKMDIQDNVLKNAPHTAESLIAGEWHHPYSREQAAYPAPWTREHKFWPSVSRIDAAFGDRNFVCSCLPMDAY
- the gcvH gene encoding glycine cleavage system protein GcvH, which produces MSLEYPDNLRYLDTHEYVRLDGDIATIGISAFAVEQLGDVVFLELPEIGDVVTKGESFGSIESVKAVESLNSPVTGTVVERNDALIESPEQVADDPYGDGWLLKVRADDPEDIEDALTAEEYSAQVEG